In the genome of Vibrio ziniensis, the window GATCATGGTTCCCATGCCACCATCGATCAACATGATACGTTGCTTCAATTGCGCTTCGATCTGGTGTTTTAGATTACTACCCACAGTACAGCCTCATTATTCCTTTTTTGCTTGTTCGACATCCTATCACACATTGATTAGAAATCTAGACGTCTAAAACATCTAATTACGATAAATGCGCACGTTAAAATTTTGATAAATCTATAGGTAAAAAGTGTTTGCTATTTGTTCAGCATCAAAGGACAATTTCGCTCACATTTAGTTACATTTGAAGAAGAAAATGTCGGTCTACTACACTCTGTGCTTTCTATCTGCTGCAGCAATGATGATTGCTTTTTTAAACAGCAAGATAGTGAAAATGCAAACCACGATAGCCATTACAGCTGGTTCTATGGTGCTCTCATTACTTATCCTTATTGCTGGTCAAAATGACTGGTTCCATCTTACTCAAATAGCAACAGAAACAGTCACCAGCATCAACTTTGAAAACTTTTTGTTAAAAGGTATTTTAGGTTTCCTTTTATTTGCAGGTGGCCTCGGTATCAAACTTCCCCACTTAAAAGATCAAAAATGGGAGATTACGGTACTTGCACTCGGCGCAACGCTGTTTTCAACCTTCTTCATTGGTTTCGGCTTATATGGATTCTGTTATTTCACAGGCATCCATCTCGATCTTGTCTACTGCTTACTATTTGGCGCTCTGATTTCTCCAACCGACCCGATAGCAGTATTAGCGATTGTTAAAAAGATGAATGCGCCTAAACGTATTTCTACCCAAATTGAAGGCGAGTCTCTATTCAACGATGGTTTCGGTCTAGTTATCTTCGTAACCATCTTTACTATTGCATTCGGTAAAGAAGCTCCAACTGTAGGAAGTGTAGCTGCATTATTTGCTCAAGAAGCGATTGGCGGCATTATTTATGGCTTCCTATTAGGCTTGCTATTCCACTACTTGATCAGCGCAACTAACGACCACTCCATGGAACTGTTACTGACTATTGGTGTACCGACTGCCGGTTATGTGTTTGCAGACGTTATCCATGTATCAGGCCCATTAGCGATGGTGGTATCAGGTATTATGATAGGTAACTGGACTCGCTTTATTGGCTTTTCTAAAGAAAGTGAAGAACATCTCGATCACTTCTGGGAGTTGGTCGATGAATTCTTAAATGGCTTGCTTTTCCTTTTGATCGGTATGTCGATGCTCCTTTTCGAATTCCACAAAGAAGACTGGATCTTAATGTCTTTCGCGATACCGCTAGTGTTAGCAGCACGCTTCAGTAGCGTATTCGTTTCATACTTAGGCTTTAAGCGTTATCGTAAATACAACCCTTGGTCGATTAAGATCTTAACTTGGGGTGGATTGCGTGGTGGTCTAGCATTAGCGATGGCACTGTCAATTCCATCAGGCATGATGGTTATCCCAGATAAACTTATCGACGTAAAAGAGCTGATTCTGGTAATGACCTACGCTGTAGTAGTGTTCTCTATCTTAGTGCAAGGTTCGACAATCACACCGATGATTGACAAGGCCAAACTTAAAGAGAAAGAAATGGAAGAACAGGAACAGACTGCAGAGCAAAGTAACGTACAGCAAAGCCAGCAGCAAAATATCTAAACATTATTTTTTGAAGAGCAGTAACTCCGGTTGCTGCTTTTTTATAGCTATTTAATAGTAAAACCCAGATACGACGAATATCCATCCGTTAAGCCATTCCAACATAGCCAATACCGCCATCACTGGCATAGCGTAGTGCTATTTCCCCTTCCCTTTTAAAGAGAGATTGGGTAAGCATTGCTTCTACGAAATACTCGTTGAACGCGATAAGCTAAGTTCAGTGAAAGCCTCCTCTAACTCCCACCTCGATAAGGGGTAGAACCAAAAGCAAATACCTTAAACTTTGCCTCTATCTCACCTGCAACACTCGACTGAAGATTAAAAGGAGCCAACGAAGTAGAAAATGAGGAATAGCCTGATACCATCCTAGATAACAACATGATCAGACAGAGCATCGGTAGAACAGTGAATGGGCGTCAAACGCAAACGCGCATTCATTTGTCCCTGAAGCTCCGCCGAGCCATCCATGGCTCGGAGGGTTTGCTTATCGACGCCTATTCACTGGTCAGGAAGTTCTCCAGAATGGTATTAAACAAAGAGCAACCAACTGAACTACCGCTCCGCATTGGTCACTTTGCTATAGACGCAAAAAAGCCCCGTCATTTCTGACGAGGCTTCGAAATAAGTGGCGGAGCGGACGGGACTCGAACCCGCGACCCCCGGCGTGACAGGCCGGTATTCTAACCAACTGAACTACCGCTCCGCATTGGTCAGACTATTAAGTCTTTTCTTTGTTTGCCTTCAGATTTATCAATCTGAACACAAGTAATAAAGCCTGGCGATGTCCTACTCTCACATGGGGAGACCCCACACTACCATCGGCGCTAATTCGTTTCACTTCTGAGTTCGGCATGGAATCAGGTGGGTCCAAATCGCTATGGTCGCCAAGCAAATTCTGTTTTTGATTTCACTTTTTATAAAAAAGTGGAAACCAACAAATCGGAAAGCTGTTTAGTGTTCTCTACACATTCAATTCTGCTCTTGCTTTGAGTCCATCAAAACCCCTTGGGTGTTGTATGGTTAAGCCTCACGGGCAATTAGTACAGGTTAGCTCAATGCCTCACAGCACTTACACACCCTGCCTATCAACGTTCTAGTCTCGAACAACCCTTTAGGACACTTAAAGTGCCAGGGAGAACTCATCTCAGGGCTTGCTTCCCGCTTAGATGCTTTCAGCGGTTATCAATTCCGAACTTAGCTACCGGGCAATGCTACTGGCGTAACAACCCGAACACCAGAGGTTCGTCCACTCCGGTCCTCTCGTACTAGGAGCAGCCCCCTTCAATTCTCCAACGCCCACGGCAGATAGGGACCGAACTGTCTCACGACGTTCTAAACCCAGCTCGCGTACCACTTTAAATGGCGA includes:
- a CDS encoding cation:proton antiporter, whose translation is MSVYYTLCFLSAAAMMIAFLNSKIVKMQTTIAITAGSMVLSLLILIAGQNDWFHLTQIATETVTSINFENFLLKGILGFLLFAGGLGIKLPHLKDQKWEITVLALGATLFSTFFIGFGLYGFCYFTGIHLDLVYCLLFGALISPTDPIAVLAIVKKMNAPKRISTQIEGESLFNDGFGLVIFVTIFTIAFGKEAPTVGSVAALFAQEAIGGIIYGFLLGLLFHYLISATNDHSMELLLTIGVPTAGYVFADVIHVSGPLAMVVSGIMIGNWTRFIGFSKESEEHLDHFWELVDEFLNGLLFLLIGMSMLLFEFHKEDWILMSFAIPLVLAARFSSVFVSYLGFKRYRKYNPWSIKILTWGGLRGGLALAMALSIPSGMMVIPDKLIDVKELILVMTYAVVVFSILVQGSTITPMIDKAKLKEKEMEEQEQTAEQSNVQQSQQQNI